The DNA window TCATTTACATTTATCAAAATAACCACTTTGCTCTCAATTCCCTTGATTGAGTGCATTGTCATAAGTCTCACGGCATCTTTTTCAAAGTCACTGTTATCTCTGTCGAGTATTTCACACTGAATACTATTATCTTTCATTATTTGCCTTGCATTTTCTAACTGTAATCTCGATCTTCCAACAACTACGATCTCATTCATCTTGTAATCTGACAGCTCATTTTTTATGAGATTTACCAGATAATCCATTTCCTGAGATTCTGATAAAAAGTGTCTATAGACTGGATAATCCCCCTGCCTGTCAATTAGATATGGTTTAACATAGTTTTCATCGTCAACTATGTTGTGTGATTTTTCTAAAAGACTGTAGGCAGCCTGAGATATTTGAGTTGTTGTCCTAAAATTTTTACTCAGTGTTTTGCTTCTCCCAGCCATGTTAAAACCTATCGTTGTAAAATTTCTTCCATTCCCCAACCATGATTGTGAATATATGCTCTGTGCACAATCAAACAAAAAAGTTATACTAGAATACTCCTTTTCATTGTACACTTTTTTCAGCAGTTCTAGCTGCAGTTTCGATAGATCTTGGCTTTCATCTATTATTATGTGGGTAAATTTATTTACACTGCACTCATCCATAGTCTCTAGGGCTATTCTTCTTACATCATTAAAATCCACATAGTTTCTTTTTAATAACTCTTCAGAATATAGTTCCATTAAATTATAGATTGCTTTCCTTATCTTTGAATTTTTAGGAAGTCTGTGGCTGTGCTCATCGTATTTTGTTGCACCCACTCTGTCTGCATTTTGATACTCACCTTCTATATAGTTACAGGATTTTATCCATTCTATCTCGTCATAAAGAAATTTTAGATTATCCTGACTAAATAAGCTCATATCTTCATATTCTTTGGACAATTTTTCTATATATTCTCCTATAATCGAAAACTTTTCACTGTTGCTTATATTTGTGGAATATTTTTTATCATTTTTTTTGCAGGATTTTAGATAATAAGGATAGATTAAGCCGTCTATCGTTGTTATTTTTATCCTGTCCCTAGGAAGTTCAAATAAGGTCGGATAATTTTTTTTATATTCTTTTTCTATTTTTCCATAAAGATATCCCATATAATTAACTAAAGTTTTGTTGTAAGTCATTAGAAGAATTGAATCATCTGGTTCAAAACAATAGTTGTTGAGCAAAAATGGGATCCTGTAGACTCCTACTGTTGTCTTGCCGCTTCCAGCTATGCCCTTTACAAGCATAGGTCCTGAAGGCTTTGTATAGGATATTTTTTCCTGCTCTTTATTAAGATGCATCTTCTTCCTCCGATATTTTATCTCAAATAAAATCGCCATGATCTTCTTTGTATAATCTTATTTTTGCTGTTTCTTGACCCTTAAAGGTCTTTAAATTATATCTTTAGTTGAAAATAAACACAACATTTTTAGTAAGAATATGTACTTTCATCCTCTTAAAATAAAAAGTGCATCTAGCTCCTACAGATGCACTTTTTATTTTATTATTTTTTTTATTTTATTACAAAATCTATATCTTCTTCCTGTTGTTCATCCTTATTTTCTCCAATAATTTTCACAATAGCTCTGTCTGGAATACCTATTAGAGTATCCCCGGGTACACTGGCCCATCCCTGCTTTACAATTAATTTTAACTTTAAAATTTTTGGTGAATTTGAGCTAGTAACCCTTTTTTAATATTACCTTTATCTTATTCTTGAACTGAACATTTATTCCGCCTAAATTGGTCTCCACAAATATATTTTTTTCATCTTCTTGCAATTTATAGATATATTTTAGGCTACCGTCAACATATATTTCAGCCTTTGAGGCCTTTTGAGTTTTCATCCCTTTTATATTAATTAACAAAAAAGTAAACAATGAAAAAATAAAAGCATATAATAAGATATCACCTTTTTTGAAATAATTTTTTCTTTTCATTTGCACTTCCTTTAACCTATTTTCTTTGATATCTTCAAAAATACACAATAATTTTTAGACTCTAAAATGAAAGATTTAAATTTTTCATTTTATAATTTTACTTTTTTGTAGCAATTCCTATTTTTTCACCCATATATATTTTGGTTTCGATTCCTTTTAAAGTATTTTCCACTATATCTTTATCTATTTTGATTTTTCCACTTTCAAATAACATAATACATGTGGATCCTCCAAAATAAAAATAACCCTTTTCATCTCCTTTTTCCACAAGAGTATTTGGAACATAAGTTTGTTTTATTCCTCCAACCATTGTAGCCCCTATTTCACCAAGTAATATATCACCAAATTCCTCACTATCTAACAAGGCATATTCTCTTTTATTTTCACAAAATATCATAAAGTTTCTTTTTATTGCATAGGGAGATACTGAATAATAATATCCATCTATTTTTTTATTATCACTTATACTTCCACCTGCAGGAAAATGAAACCTATGGTAATCAGAAGGTGCAAGTCTAACTATAACAAAAGTTCCACCTTGAAATTTATCCGCAAGTTTATCATTCTTTAAAAACTCACCTAATGAAAATTCTGATCCCTTTAGAAAAAATTTATCTTTTTTATCTATAGTCTCATAAGCCAGTATTTTCCCGTCTGCAGGAGATGAAAGTTCATCTTTATTTTTAGATATTTTCCTCGCATCTTTTTTTAATTTTCTTATAAAAAAATCATTAAAAGAGTTAAATTCACCTATTTCCTTCACTGATTCTTTCATCTTTATATTGTTTTCTTCTATAAAAGAGCTTATTTTTTCACGTGATTTACTCCTATCCATCATTCTACCATACAGGGATGATAAAAATTTTCTTTTAACTATGAATTCAAGAGGTAGTTTCCCAAAAGGATTATAATATAAAAATTTCAAATAACTTTCTCCTGGAACTTTCTCTTGTTTTATTTCTCCTGTTTTTCTCTCTAAATACTTTATTTTTTCAAATTTCATTTCTCAACCTTTCAGATTTTTAATAAAATTATACCACACATCAAATATAAATTTGAAGTTTCATTTTTACTTAAGACGTGATAACATATGTGCATATTAACTTTATAGGGGGTAAATTATGGAACGTATCGCACTGATTGCTCATGATAAGAAGAAAGATGACTTGGTGGATTTTGTGAAAAAATATAAGGATTTTTTCGAAAAATTTGAACTTGTATCAACTGGAACAACAGGTGGAAGAATAATTCAAGCTACAGATTTAAAAGTTCACAGATATTTATCTGGTCCTTTAGGAGGGGATCAACAAATTGGATCTGATATTGCAAACGAAAATATAAAAATTGTCTTTTTTTTTAGAGATCCTCTTACAAGTCAACCTCATGAACCTGATGTTCAGGCATTAATAAGATTATGTGATGTTCATAAAATCCCTGTAGCAACAAATAAAAGAACTGCAGAATTATTAATCACTGCTTTGAAAAATGAAATTTAAATTTTAAATATCTTTTCAAATTTCAAGTTGCACAAATTTCAAAGTATAAAAAAGTGCAACTTGAATGTTTTATTCCAGATCTCTTCAAACTTTCCTCATCCCATTCACTCTTTAATATAACTAGGATAACGCTTATATATATTTTCAAAATTAAAATTATCGAAAAATAAAAATATAAATTACTTTAGATAACTAATGTCTTTTCATCAAATTATTCATCCTTATCAAATTATAATTTTTCAATAATATCTTACTTCATCTTTAAGAATTTTTTTAGCTTCCTTATATTCTGGAAAAAATTTTTTAACTTCATTCCAAAATTCTTTAGAATGATTATGATGAAGCAGATGGCATAGTTCGTGTATTATCACATATTTCATTATTTTCAGATCTGCCTTTATTAATTTTATATTTAAAGTTATATTCCCATTAGAATAACATATTCCCCAAGAGCTTTTTAAAGGCTTGACTCTGATTTTTGCAGGATAAACCCCTATAATTTCACTCCATTTCTTGACTTCCTCCAATAATATTTTTATTCCTTCCTCTTTCATATTGCTTTCCATAAAACTATTTTTTCTTTTTGGCAATATTTCCCCTAGGAACCTTACCGTTCCATTTGGATTTATTTGTCTCCTTTTTTTTTCATATTCAGTTAATTTTTTTTCTATAATCTCTATATTTTTAATTATAAAATATTCACCATTTTTATAAGTCTCTCTTTTAGGTATTGAAAGCTCTATTGAGTTTTCATCCCTTATTCTTAAAATATAATTTTTTTTACTTCTCTTTATTATCTTATATTGTATAGTTTTTTTTAATTTTTCTATCTTTCCCTCTTTCATTTTAAGCTCCTTTTTTAGTGTCGCGGCGACACTAAAAAATCCCCATTATGGGGATTTTTTAAATTTGACTTTTAATTTTCTTTATCAATGAATATTTAAGTTCTAAAAGATCTTTTGACAGATCAACTTTGTATTTATGTGGATTTACAAGTCTCTTTCTTTCATCTGACATATTATTTAGATTTTCAATATAATAGTCCCGTGAACCTTCAACATCTAGCAACGCTTTACAGTTATCGGTCAAAATCCCATTTTTTACATATTGAATAGTTATTTTTTTAGCAGTATATTCTCCTGATCTAAGCACACTTCTTTTGAAGTCATATTTTTCATCTATTATCGTAAGATCTTGGTTTTCCAAAATTTTAATTTTATCTTCATCTTTATCTACAAGAGTTATGAGGTCTGCATAGGGAGCACCTAGATTATCATAAATTCTATAGATCTCTTTAAACCCCGGATTAGATATTTTAAAGACATCTTCTGAAAGCTTAATCACAGGTTCTCCACTAATCTGAACAATTTTGTATACTCCTCCAAAACATGGATTTGATTTACTAGTCGCTATAGCATCGCCTACACCAAAAGAATCTACACAAGCCCCTTGTTCTCTTAATGATCTGATCAGTTCCTCATTTAGTGAACTTGTCAAAACTATTTTAGCTTTTTTAAGTCCTGCATTATCCAGTTCTTTTCTGCATTTTTTAGATAAGTATGCTAAATCTCCAGAATCAATTCTTATTCCATAAATTCCGTTATAATTATCATCTATTCCATTTTCTTTAAAGGCATCTATAGCATTCTTTATACCCATTCCAATTGTATTATAAGTATCTATCAACAGTATTAGTGTATTATTCTCTCTTTCTCTTCTGTGCTTTATAAAAAGATCAAAAGCACGTTTTTCTGCATCTCTGCCTATTCCAAAGGTTTGAACATAGGAATGAGCCATAGTTCCAATACTTGGAATTCCGTATTTGTACTCAGTCATAATATTAGAGTGGCTAGAACAACCTCCAATATAAGCAGCCTTGTTCCCTAATACGGCACTATCGAAGCCGTGAGCTCTTCTCGTGCCAAATGCCGACACTCCTATAGGGTCTGCCGCTCTGGTGACCCTAGAAGCCTTTGTGGCAACCGCCATTTGAAGATTCATAGTGTTCAATATAGGAGTCTCTAATATCTTGGCTTGGATTAGAGGTGCTTTGATTGTTATAACTGGTTCATTCGGATACGCTATTTCCCCGTCTCTTAATGCATATACATCCCCAGTAAATTTCATCTTTACTAAATACTCTAAAAGATGTTTTTCATCTATAATTTTTGAAAAATATTTTCTTTTCTCATCTTCTGAAGCGTTATTCAAAGTTTTTATAAGATTTAGAACTTCTTGCACACCGCATACAACAGCAAATCCACCATCTTCAGTTCTTCTAAAATACATATCAAAAATAGCTTCCTGATCTTCAAGTCCTTCCATCAAGTATACATCACTTTCTGTATATTGATATCTATCTGAATTAATAACCTTTGCAAATTCTGTCAATAAAATTTCTTTGTCCAAAGTAATTACCCCATTTCCATTATTATCCTTAATATTATTTAGTATAACACTATCATATTTATTTTACAACTTCCATCCTTGCAAAATAGAAGTAACTATATTAAAATCTTATTATCATGATTGAAAGGAGCATAAATATTATGAGGGTTGTCATTCAAAGGGTTTCCAAAGCCCAAGTATCCATTGAAGGTAAAATCGTTGGTAAAATAGAAAAAGGTCTTCTCATTCTCCTAGGCATTACACACAGTGATAATGAAGCAGATGCAAAATGGCTTGTCGATAAAATTTCCGGACTGAGAATATTTTCTGATGAATGTGGAAAAATGAACAAATCCATAGAGGATGTCAATGGTGAAATCCTTTTAATTTCTCAATTTACATTGTATGGGGATTCTAGAAAGGGGAGACGTCCTAGTTTCATTGAGGCTGCTAAACCCGATGTAGCAATTCCCTTATATGAAAAATTTATTCAATTTATCACAGAAAAAAATATATCTATTTCTAAAGGTATCTTTGGTGCCGATATGAAAGTGGAGCTTTTAAATGACGGACCTGTCACTATGATAATCGATTCTCCAGAAAAATAGATTCTTTTAAATGTAGATAATTTTCTTGGTATATAAAAAAGAAAAAGGCTGTTGAAAATAAAATCAACAGCTCAAGGAATATTAATATTCCTTTCTTAACATATTTAATTTAGTTAGCGATCTTATCTACAAGCTTCTTACCAGGTTTAAATTTAACAACTTTTTTAGCTTTAACAGTCATTTTTTTTCCTGTCTGAGGATTTCTTACTTTTCTTTTAGCTCTTTCTACAACTTCCCATTTACCCCATCCGATAAAATTAACTTCATTTCCATCTACCAAAACATTTTCAATAGTATCTAACAAAGCATTTAATTTTCTTTCAGCTTCTGCCTTAGATACAAAACCTCCATTTTCGCAGTACTTCGCTATAAATTCTTTCTTAGTCATTACCATCCCCCCTTTATTACCTAGTATACTATATATTTTTCTTAAAACAAGTTATCAGAAAAAAATATTTACAAAAAAATTATATAGCACATCTCTTTATTTCCTTTTTTTATTTATTGAATTTTATAATTAATTGCAACAAAAAAGACTCATAGATATTCCAATGTATGTACGACCAAACATTAAAAAGGAGTGTCTATGAGTCACAAACATTTTATCATTGATGAAAGAGAAAGTATATTGAAATTTCTAGCGCTTGACTTCAACCTTGAGCAAATAACCACTGAAATTAGAAAACATAAGTTCAGCATAAGCAGAGAAATAAAAAAAATTTAATTGATAAAATCTACAACCCATATAAGGCTCAACAACTTTAATAAATTAACCCAAGTTGCTACTTCATATTTAAAAATGTATAACCCATTAAAAATAATAGAATTTTGAGTTCAAAACACCTAGAAGTAACACTATGGATAGACTTTGGCATCAATCTATTTATAGAACTTCCTACAGTTTCAATTAGTTTTCTTTTTATATGATCAAGAAATAGGCTACGCCTAGTTCAAACCCCTGCCCCCACTCATGGGGGTTTTTTGATATAATAACCTATGGCTATTAAAATTACAGATATTTTTACCAAATCTAATACTGAAAGACTTTTCAAAGAAAAACACGATTTCTTTAAACATTTTCACAAAGATCATATTGAATTTATTAAAAAATCTATTGATAATGCTAGACTTTGCTGTGATCTTTCTTATGCTAAAGCTACTTTTAAATGCCCTATTTGTGGTGAACTTGATTATCGACCTGTTTCATGTAAGTCCAAATTTTGCTCTTCTTGCGGTAAACTGTATGCTGAAAAATGGGCTCTTAAACTTTCTCAAGATATGATTGATCAAAAACATCGCCATATCCTTTTTACTTTTCCTGATTTTCTATGGAAATATTTTTTAGCTAAGCGCCATGGTCTAACTTTACTTTCTAACCATATCAATCAGCTTTTTAAAGAATGATTTAAAAAACATAAAATCAGATACTATGGTCTTGTTATTGCTATCCACTCTTTTGGTAGAGACTCTTCTTTTCATACTCATTTTCACGTTATTATTTCCCTTGGTGGATTTAAAGAAGATTTTACCTGGAAAAAACTTGAATATTTTGAACCTAAGTTTTTTAACTCTTCTTGGAGATTTCTGGTACTACAAACTATTAAATCTCTTTATCCTAATTCTAAAAAAGCTATGAAAGCTATTTCTACAGCATATTCTAAAGAATTCTATGTTGCTTTAAAAGGGCAACCTATTAAGAAAAACCTCAAATACATTGAATATATTGGTAGATATCTTATGCGTCCTGCTATTGCTGAATATAGAATAACTCATTACAATGGGAAACATGTAACATTTTGGTATACGGATACTAATACTCAAAAGAAAATTACTCTTACCCTTTCTACAATTGAGTTCATGACTAGGTTAGTTTTACATATTCATCCTAAAAACTTCAAAGCCATCCGTAGGTTTGGATTTTACGCTAGAAATATCAATAGTTCTCTTAAGGATACAATTTCCCTTTTCAAAAGGAAGTTTCTTTTTAAAAGGAAATTACCTACTTGGGCAGAACGTTTATTCGCTCAATATGGAAAGGTTAAACTTATTTGTCCAAACTGTAATATTCGTATGGAATTATTCGAATTCAGCCATAAAAAATATGGAGTTTATTCCTATAAGTAGCACTTAAAAACTGAATAGATATTTTTTCGCATAGTTCTAGCTATGCTTTTTGTCATTTCATTTTTAAAGATTTCTATATTCTTAAAAACAACTCAACATAAAAATAACATTCTTACTAGAGCATTTTTTCTATGCTTTGTTCCAAATCCAAAATTATAGTTTCTTAGATAACAAGAAATTCCTGACTTTTACTTTTAGAACGCTTTGAATTTTTACGTCTCATAGGTGAAAGGTAAATATCAACATCACTTAATACGTCTTCAAGAACATAGTCATTATATGCTCTGTCCGCATAAATAATGGCATCTTTTGGCAAATCAAAACTAAAATCTTTAAATGCTGTAATATCAGCAATAGATCCAGGTAATATTTTATATTCTACAGGTAAGCCTTTTTCATTTGTCATCAAATGGAGTCTTGCTCCGAAAAAAATTTTCTTTTACTTGAAATGTATCCTCTGTAAAGATCATGATCTAAATATATTTTGCATCTAGGAATTCTATAATTGTCACACACAGAGATAGGGAAAGAATCAATCATAAATTCTTTGGTTTCAGATCTATTTTTATTATCTTTATTGCCCCTTATCCAGTTTGGACTCTTGCGCGAATTAATATATAATATACTTAGATCAATATTAAGGAGCAAAGAGATGACTAGAAGAAGATACTCTATGAAAGAAAAAGAAAGAATATTAGAAGAAGTTAAACTAGCTAAGAATAGAAGAGCTGTGGCAGCTAAGTACAATCTGGCTGAAAGTACCATCAGAGGGTGGGAAAAAAAGCTTTCTCAGAAAGAATCGGGTCAACATAAGGATTTAAGTAAAATTAATAAAACCCTTGAAGCTGAAAATAAGGCACTGAAGGAAATTTCTGCTGAAAAGGATCTTGAAATCAAGATTTTGAAGGATATGTTAAAAAAGATGTAACCACTATTTTTAAGTATCAAGTAGCAAAATATTGGATTGATGAAGGTAATAAACCTTCCTTGGTCCTGAAGATAGTGGGGTTACCTAAGTCTACTTACTACTATTACAAAGATAAACAGAAAGAATATAAAATAGTAAAACCTAAAAGAGCAGGCGCAAAGTCTAAAGGATATACCTTTAATTTTAAAAATGAAAAAGTTTCAGATGATAAGATAAAAGAATTTTTAAAAAGTTATGATGAAACTAGAGAATGTGCATATGGATATAGAAAAAGAGCTCATGCAGTTAAAAGAGATTGGGGAATAATTCTTAATCATAAGAAGTCTTATCGGTTATGTAAAGAATTAAAGCTTCTTCGAAAATATCTACCTCAACCAAAAGAAAAAAAGGTTTTAGCTACAAATAAAAAGGTACAATCATCAAATAAATTATGGGAAATAGATGTGAAATATGGACATATCCATGGAATCGGAAGGGTATTTTATGTTTGTGAAATTATCGATGTTTTTGATAGAAGTATAATTGATTACCATATCGGATTCTCTTGTACTGCAGAAGATGTTTGCAACTCTTTAATTAGAGCTGTGAACAGGAGGTTAGAAATCATACCTGAGGAGCTCTATATTAGAAGTGACAACGGGTCTCAATTTACCAGCAAATTGTTTTCAGAAACTTGCAGAGCTCTAGGAATAAATCATGAGAGAATCCCCAATGCTACCCCTAATAAGAATGCTCATATAGAGTCATTTCATAGTATTTTAGAGCGGGAAGTCTTTGGTTACAAGTATTTTGAAAGTTTTAAAGAAGCCTATGAAGAGATGCAGGAATTTATAGAGTTCTATAATACAAAAAGAATTCATGGAAGTCTGAAATATATGACTCCTCAGGAATTCTATGAGAAATACAAAGGAAAAGAATCAGAGGAATTTAAAGTAGCAGCTTAAAACACGCAAAATAAGGAAATAAGTCCAAGAATTAGGGGGTCAAACCGTTATGTTCCATAATGATATCCATTATTTTACTTAAGGTAGAACCTAAATTAGCAAGTCTTCTAGAGAATCTACTTTTAGAAAGAACATAATCAAAATGAGAATAGTCTTCAAAAAAAGTTAAAGTCTTTTGGAAGTTACCATTAAAATATATTCCTGCGATTATTGCCGTTGTAATAACTTCAGCATCTCTCATTTTAGCTTGAGAATTTTCTTGATGACCAGTAAGATTAAGAATAAATTGAATAAATTCTAATATATCATAAATGTTATCTTTCATATTGTGCACTCCTAAAGTTGTTATTTTAAGAGTATTTTATCGCATAATTAGCAAGGTAGCAACTTAGGTTAAATTAGAGAAAAAACTGGGAGTAAAATGCTATTTTGAGAATCCTTATAATTCACGGGAAAGAGAAACTAATGAAAATACCAGTGGATCAATAAGAAAATATTTTCCTAAAGAAACAGATTTTAAAAAGTTTACAAGAGAAGAAGTTAATAAAACAGTTTAGGCTATCAATAATAGACCAAGGAAGTGCCTGGGATGGAAAAAACCCCAAAAAAGTTTTCTGGGTTGAAATAGAATGTTGCATTTAATTTGACAATGTAAAAATATTCTTTGAATAAAATTTTATTATAATTGATAGTATCCATAATTTTTTTTAATATCAAAACAAATAAAATCATATACATAATAAATCTTTTTTTTAAATAAAATATATTTTATAAATGTTTTTTATATAAAATGTGTACTTGTTTTAATTTAACATATGAAATATCATTAGATAAGTAATTTTTTTGATATAAAAATATTTAATATCAAATTATTTTTTAATTAGGAGGCGATTAATTTGTCAAATTATACAGGCGATAGTTTTAAAAATTTAATTGTGTTGGCAAAAAATAACAATTTTATAGAACCTGAATATTACGATATGTACAATGTAAAAAAAGGTTTGAGAAACAAAAATGGAACTGGAGTTCTTGTGGGTCTAACTAAAATAGGAGATGTGCAGGGGTATGATATAATCAACGATAAAAAGGTACCTAAAGAGGGTGCTTTGTACTATAGGGGAATAGAAATAAAAGATTTTGTAAAGGGATTTCAAGATGAAAATAGAATGGGTTTTGAAGAATGTATATTTCTACTTCTTTTTGGAAAACTTCCTTCAAAGTCTGAGTTAGATGAATTTAATCTGCTACTTGATGAACTGAGATTTCTCCCTGAAGGATTCACAGAAAATTTTTTGTTAAAACTTCCTAGCAAAAATATTATGAATTTACTCCAAAGGAGTGTCCTTTTCTTATACTCTATGGATGACAATCCTGATGATCTCTCTGTTGAAAATTTAGTTAAACAGAGCCTAGAATTAATAGCTAAAATTCCTACTATTATGGCCTATGGATATCACGCTACAGAACATTATTTTAATGGTAAAAGTCTCTTTATACACCCTCCAAAACGAGGACTTAGAACTTCCGAAAATATTTTACATATGAGTCGATATAATAGTAAGTATACAACGACGGAAGCAGAAGTTTTAGACCTCTGCCTAGTTCTCCATGCAGAGCACGGTGGTGGTAATAATTCAGCCTTTGCAACTCATGTAGTTTCTTCTAGCGGTACCGATACATACTCGGCTATTTCCACAGCTATAGGATCTCTAAAAGGGCCTAAACATGGAGGAGCAAATTCAAAGGTAAAACTAATGATGAATAATATCAAGGATAATGTTAAAA is part of the uncultured Ilyobacter sp. genome and encodes:
- a CDS encoding S24 family peptidase, producing the protein MHLNKEQEKISYTKPSGPMLVKGIAGSGKTTVGVYRIPFLLNNYCFEPDDSILLMTYNKTLVNYMGYLYGKIEKEYKKNYPTLFELPRDRIKITTIDGLIYPYYLKSCKKNDKKYSTNISNSEKFSIIGEYIEKLSKEYEDMSLFSQDNLKFLYDEIEWIKSCNYIEGEYQNADRVGATKYDEHSHRLPKNSKIRKAIYNLMELYSEELLKRNYVDFNDVRRIALETMDECSVNKFTHIIIDESQDLSKLQLELLKKVYNEKEYSSITFLFDCAQSIYSQSWLGNGRNFTTIGFNMAGRSKTLSKNFRTTTQISQAAYSLLEKSHNIVDDENYVKPYLIDRQGDYPVYRHFLSESQEMDYLVNLIKNELSDYKMNEIVVVGRSRLQLENARQIMKDNSIQCEILDRDNSDFEKDAVRLMTMHSIKGIESKVVILINVNEGVVPFYSSKDEKIREFEAVTEKKLFYVGMTRATETLYITSSIKPSKFISEIKSKYLRFDKKSRIRGIYNISLEEYRFKEKLINLYFPEEKVRQWVINELINNYKYPQELIEIEHPVIMGSKKGFVDIAVSRYENGKKKTFIYIEVKSMQNGIESGRNQILSYASVSKDVEYCMVTDGIAFEVFDSSGEKKEDIPIFEMDMMPSKADMNTAFDLEKSRELIIFRDDDGSMEVDFGNISERYSYEYVMSLPIYGKILGDIPVFMNSEENESFYLPKELVKDKNGFFLRVRGDSMKNAGIEDGDLVLLRQDLDPKSGDIIAVAIDGEATLKRLMKMRNSIILLPENPDYEEIYINEQDVNLLGTASIVIRKNRSGSSSSF
- a CDS encoding phosphatidylserine decarboxylase, encoding MKFEKIKYLERKTGEIKQEKVPGESYLKFLYYNPFGKLPLEFIVKRKFLSSLYGRMMDRSKSREKISSFIEENNIKMKESVKEIGEFNSFNDFFIRKLKKDARKISKNKDELSSPADGKILAYETIDKKDKFFLKGSEFSLGEFLKNDKLADKFQGGTFVIVRLAPSDYHRFHFPAGGSISDNKKIDGYYYSVSPYAIKRNFMIFCENKREYALLDSEEFGDILLGEIGATMVGGIKQTYVPNTLVEKGDEKGYFYFGGSTCIMLFESGKIKIDKDIVENTLKGIETKIYMGEKIGIATKK
- the mgsA gene encoding methylglyoxal synthase, yielding MERIALIAHDKKKDDLVDFVKKYKDFFEKFELVSTGTTGGRIIQATDLKVHRYLSGPLGGDQQIGSDIANENIKIVFFFRDPLTSQPHEPDVQALIRLCDVHKIPVATNKRTAELLITALKNEI
- a CDS encoding YgjP-like metallopeptidase domain-containing protein, which produces MKEGKIEKLKKTIQYKIIKRSKKNYILRIRDENSIELSIPKRETYKNGEYFIIKNIEIIEKKLTEYEKKRRQINPNGTVRFLGEILPKRKNSFMESNMKEEGIKILLEEVKKWSEIIGVYPAKIRVKPLKSSWGICYSNGNITLNIKLIKADLKIMKYVIIHELCHLLHHNHSKEFWNEVKKFFPEYKEAKKILKDEVRYY
- a CDS encoding nicotinate phosphoribosyltransferase encodes the protein MDKEILLTEFAKVINSDRYQYTESDVYLMEGLEDQEAIFDMYFRRTEDGGFAVVCGVQEVLNLIKTLNNASEDEKRKYFSKIIDEKHLLEYLVKMKFTGDVYALRDGEIAYPNEPVITIKAPLIQAKILETPILNTMNLQMAVATKASRVTRAADPIGVSAFGTRRAHGFDSAVLGNKAAYIGGCSSHSNIMTEYKYGIPSIGTMAHSYVQTFGIGRDAEKRAFDLFIKHRRERENNTLILLIDTYNTIGMGIKNAIDAFKENGIDDNYNGIYGIRIDSGDLAYLSKKCRKELDNAGLKKAKIVLTSSLNEELIRSLREQGACVDSFGVGDAIATSKSNPCFGGVYKIVQISGEPVIKLSEDVFKISNPGFKEIYRIYDNLGAPYADLITLVDKDEDKIKILENQDLTIIDEKYDFKRSVLRSGEYTAKKITIQYVKNGILTDNCKALLDVEGSRDYYIENLNNMSDERKRLVNPHKYKVDLSKDLLELKYSLIKKIKSQI
- the dtd gene encoding D-aminoacyl-tRNA deacylase → MRVVIQRVSKAQVSIEGKIVGKIEKGLLILLGITHSDNEADAKWLVDKISGLRIFSDECGKMNKSIEDVNGEILLISQFTLYGDSRKGRRPSFIEAAKPDVAIPLYEKFIQFITEKNISISKGIFGADMKVELLNDGPVTMIIDSPEK
- a CDS encoding HU family DNA-binding protein produces the protein MTKKEFIAKYCENGGFVSKAEAERKLNALLDTIENVLVDGNEVNFIGWGKWEVVERAKRKVRNPQTGKKMTVKAKKVVKFKPGKKLVDKIAN
- a CDS encoding transposase zinc-binding domain-containing protein, which produces MAIKITDIFTKSNTERLFKEKHDFFKHFHKDHIEFIKKSIDNARLCCDLSYAKATFKCPICGELDYRPVSCKSKFCSSCGKLYAEKWALKLSQDMIDQKHRHILFTFPDFLWKYFLAKRHGLTLLSNHINQLFKE
- a CDS encoding transposase, with the protein product MTNEKGLPVEYKILPGSIADITAFKDFSFDLPKDAIIYADRAYNDYVLEDVLSDVDIYLSPMRRKNSKRSKSKSQEFLVI
- a CDS encoding transposase, with product MTRRRYSMKEKERILEEVKLAKNRRAVAAKYNLAESTIRGWEKKLSQKESGQHKDLSKINKTLEAENKALKEISAEKDLEIKILKDMLKKM
- a CDS encoding IS3 family transposase translates to MGLPKSTYYYYKDKQKEYKIVKPKRAGAKSKGYTFNFKNEKVSDDKIKEFLKSYDETRECAYGYRKRAHAVKRDWGIILNHKKSYRLCKELKLLRKYLPQPKEKKVLATNKKVQSSNKLWEIDVKYGHIHGIGRVFYVCEIIDVFDRSIIDYHIGFSCTAEDVCNSLIRAVNRRLEIIPEELYIRSDNGSQFTSKLFSETCRALGINHERIPNATPNKNAHIESFHSILEREVFGYKYFESFKEAYEEMQEFIEFYNTKRIHGSLKYMTPQEFYEKYKGKESEEFKVAA